A genomic window from Osmerus eperlanus chromosome 5, fOsmEpe2.1, whole genome shotgun sequence includes:
- the ctsh gene encoding pro-cathepsin H produces the protein MTTILLTLMFLFSVQYAISKGFSEEDEYNFKSWMMQHNKQYDIEEYYHRLQIFIENKMKIERHNGGNHKYRMGLNTFSDMTFDEFRSSFLLTEPQNCSATKGTHVSSKGLYPDSVDWRKKGNYVTNVKNQGPCGSCWTFSTTGCLESVTAISTGKLLQLSEQQLVDCAQAFNNHGCNGGLPSQAFEYIKYNKGLMTEDDYPYTAQDGTCKFKPERAAAFVKDVVNITMYDEMGMVDAVARLNPVSMAYEVTSDFMHYHSGVYSSSECHNTTDTVNHAVLAVGYDEENVTPYWIVKNSWGPFWGMKGYFFIERGKNMCGLSACSSYPLV, from the exons ATGACGACAATACTTTTAACGCTCATGTTCTTATTTTCCGTGCAATATGCTATTTCAAAAGGGTTTTCAGAAGAAG ACGAATATAACTTTAAGTCATGGATGATGCAG CACAATAAACAATATGACATCGAGGAATATTACCACAGACTTCAAATATTCATTGAGAACAAAATGAAGATTGAGCGGCACAATGGAGGAAATCACAAGTACAGAA TGGGACTGAATACGTTTTCTGACATGACCTTTGATGAATTCAGAAGTTCCTTCCTCCTGACTGAGCCGCAG aACTGCTCTGCCACCAAAGGTACTCATGTAAGCAGCAAAGGACTCTACCCGGACTCAGTGgactggaggaagaagggaaattATGTGACAAATGTGAAGAACCAG GGGCCTTGTGGTAGCTGCTGGACTTTTTCCACCACTGGCTGTCTGGAGTCAGTTACTGCCATCTCAACAGGAAAACTCTTACAGCTG TCAGAACAACAACTGGTGGACTGTGCCCAAGCATTCAACAACCATGGGTGTAATGG TGGCCTCCCCAGTCAAGCGTTTGAGTACATCAAATACAACAAGGGACTCATGACCGAGGATGATTACCCCTACACAGCCCAA GACGGGACGTGCAAGTTCAAACCTGAAAGGGCTGCTGCGTTTGTTAAGGATGTGGTCAACATCACAATG TATGATGAAATGGGTATGGTGGATGCAGTGGCCAGGCTCAATCCTGTTAGCATGGCCTATGAGGTGACATCAGACTTCATGCACTACCACAGTGGTGTATACAGTAG TTCTGAATGTCACAACACTACTGACACAGTGAACCATGCAGTGCTGGCTGTTGGATATGATGAGGAGAACGTCACCCCCTACTGGATAGTAAAGAACTCCTGGGGACCCTTCTGGGGAATGAAAGG ATATTTCTTCATTGAGCGTGGGAAAAACATGTGTGGACTCTCTGCCTGCTCATCCTATCCTTTGGTGTGA
- the rasgrf1 gene encoding ras-specific guanine nucleotide-releasing factor 1 isoform X1: MRRQSGLLVVRKSPSLLGRGLEGCKDQLPFFNQSLLIKMQKGIRLNDGHVTFLGLLAKKDGTRRGCLSKKSSDNTKWHTKWFAILQNMLFYFESESSSRPAGLYLLEGCLCDRAPSPKYSLSAKECLEKQYYFTVSFTHENQKALELRTEDVKDCDEWVAAITHASYRNLATEHEALMQKYLHLLQIVETEKTVAKQLRQQIEDGEIEVERLKSEINGLLKDNEKVQSSPTAAPIDNDSEIQKIKKVQSFLRGWICRRKWKTIIQDYIRSPHAESMRKRNQVVFSMLEAEAEYVQQLHILVNNFLRPLRMAASSKKPPITHDDVSSIFLNSETIMFLHQIFYQGLKARIASWPTLVLADLFDILLPMLNIYQEFVRNHQYSLQILAHCKQNRDFDKLLKQYEAKPDCEERTLETFLTYPMFQIPRYILTLHELLAHTPHEHVERNSLNYAKSKLEELSRIMHDEVSETENIRKNLAIERMIVEGCEILLDTSQTFVRQGSLIQVPMSEKGKITRGRLGSLSLKKEGERQCFLFSKHLIICTRGSGGKLHLTKNGVVSLIDCTLMEDPEGTDDEAKSDKNGQDMEHLDFKVVVEPKDSQSFTVILVASSRQEKSAWTSDISQCIDNIRCNGLMMNAFEENSKVTVPQMIKSDTSLYCDDVDIRFSKMMNSCKVLQIRYASVERLLERLTDLRFLSIDFLNTFLHSYRVFTGADVVLDKLITIYRKPISAIPARSLELFFASSQNNKLLYGEPPKSPRASRKFSPPPLALAKTSSASPNRRRKLSLNIPIITGGKALDLAALSCSSNGYASMYSSMSPFSKTTLDINKLYVTSPVTSKIPDEGEGQADKTEETSDLSVREESDNDQNQNDDADPETSPIKSPTTPKNVKCKNSSEFSLFSYNNGMVMSSNRELDNSRSALSAASAFAIATAGANEGTPTKEKYRRMSLASSGFPTDQRNGDKEFVIRRAATNRVLNVLRHWVSKHSQDFESNNELRSKVIAFLEEVMHDPELLTQERKAAANIIRTLTQDDPGDNQISLEEVIQLAQGGTVEPFENHSALEIAEQLTLLDHLVFKVIPYEEFFGQGWMKNNKNEKTPYIMKTTKHFNDISNLIATEILRCEDVNTRVAVMEKWVAVADICRCLHNYNAVLEITSSLNRSSVFRLKKTWLKVSKQTKTVIDKLQKLVSSEGRFKNLREALKNCDPPCVPYLGMYLTDLAFIEEGTPNYTEDNLVNFSKMRMISHIIREIRQFQQTAYKIDHQPKAAQYLLDNSSVLDEESLYEASLRIEPKVPN, encoded by the exons tactaTTTCACTGTCAGTTTCACCCATGAGAACCAGAAAGCCCTGGAGCTTCGTACAGAGGATGTAAAGGACTGTGATGAATGGGTGGCTGCAATAACACATGCAAG TTACAGGAACTTGGCCACTGAGCATGAGGCGCTCATGCAGAAGTACCTACATTTACTTCAGATTGTTGAGACAGAGAAAACGGTTGCTAAGCAACTTCGACAACAGATAGAGGATGGAGAAATAGAAGTGGAACGCCTGAAATCAGAG ATTAATGGGCTACTCAAAGACAATGAGAAGGTCCAGTCCAGCCCTACAGCAGCACCCATAGACAACGACTCGGAAATTCAGAAGATCAAAAAA GTGCAGAGCTTCCTGCGAGGGTGGATCTGCAGAAGGAAATGGAAGACCATCATCCAGGACTATATCCGCTCTCCACACGCTGAGAGCATGAGGAAGAGGAACCAGGTGGTGTTCAGCATGCTGGAGGCGGAGGCCGAGTACGTCCAGCAGCTCCACATCCTGGTCAACAACTTCCTGCGGCCGCTGCGCATGGCCGCCAGCTCCAAGAAGCCTCCCATCACCCATGATGACGTCAGCAGTATCTTCCTTAACAG TGAAACAATCATGTTTCTGCATCAGATATTCTATCAGGGGCTAAAAGCAAGAATAGCAAGCTGGCCAACGTTAGTTTTAG CTGACCTGTTTGACATCCTGCTGCCCATGCTAAACATCTACCAGGAGTTTGTGCGTAACCACCAGTACAGCCTTCAGATCCTGGCCCACTGCAAACAGAACAGGGACTTTGATAAACTGCTGAAGCAGTATGAAGCCAAGCCTGACTGTGAGGAGAGGACCCTGGAGACCTTTCTCACCTACCCTATGTTCCAG ATCCCCCGTTATATCCTGACTCTCCATGAGCTTCTGGCCCATACGCCCCATGAGCATGTGGAGAGAAACAGTCTGAATTATGCCAAATCAAAGCTGGAGGAACTATCCAG AATAATGCATGATGAGGTGAGCGAGACAGAAAACATCAGGAAGAACCTGGCAATTGAGCGGATGATCGTAGAGGGTTGTGAAATTCTCCTTGACACCAGCCAGACGTTTGTGAGACAAG GATCTCTCATCCAGGTACCTATGAGTGAGAAGGGTAAGATCACCCGTGGGCGACtcggctctctgtctctgaagaaagagggggagaggcagtgcTTCCTCTTCTCCAAGCATTTAATCATCTGCACTAGAGGCTCCGGGGGAAAGTTGCACCTCACCAAG AATGGAGTGGTCTCTCTTATTGACTGCACTCTCATGGAGGACCCTGAGGGGACAGATGATGAGG CCAAGTCAGACAAGAATGGTCAGGACATGGAGCACCTTGACTTCAAGGTGGTGGTGGAGCCCAAAGACAGCCAGTCTTTTACAGTCATCTTGGTGGCCTCCTCAAGGCAGGAGAAATCTGCCTGGACCAGTGACATCAGCCAG TGCATTGACAACATTCGCTGCAACGGGCTAATGATGAATGCCTTTGAGGAGAACTCCAAAGTCACTGTTCCACAGATGATAAA GTCAGACACCAGCCTGTACTGTGACGACGTGGACATCCGCTTCAGTAAGATGATGAACTCCTGCAAGGTGCTGCAGATTCGCTACGCCAGCGTGGAACGCCTGCTGGAGAGGCTGACAGACCTGCGCTTCCTCTCCATCGACTTCCTCAACACCTTCCTGCACTCCTACCGCGTGTTCACCGGCGCTGACGTGGTGCTGGACAAACTCATCACCATCTACCGCAAGCCCATCAGCGCCATCCCAGCACG GTCTCTGGAGTTGTTCTTCGCCAGCAGTCAGAATAACAAACTCCTGTATGGAGAGCCCCCCAAGTCCCCCAGGGCCAGCCGTaagttctccccccctcccctcgccctcgCCAAGACCTCGTCAGCGTCGCCCAACCGCCGGCGCAAGCTCTCCCTCAACATCCCCATCATCACCGGTGGAAAGGCCCTGGACCTGGCAGCCCTCAGCTGCTCCTCAAACGGCTATGCAAGCATGTACTCCTCCATGTCCCCCTTCAGTAAGACCACCCTAGACATCAACAAGCTCTATGTCACAAGCCCCGTCACCAGCAAGATCCCTGACGAAGGAGAGGGCCAGGCAGACAAGACCGAGGAGACCTCAG ATCTCTCAGTGCGCGAGGAGAGTGACAATGACCAAAACCAGAATGATGACGCAGATCCGGAAACCTCTCCCATCAAGTCACCAACCACCCCAAAAAATGTCAAATGCAAAAACTCTTCAG aGTTCTCACTTTTCTCATACAACAATGGCATGGTGATGTCATCCAATCGGGAGCTGGACAACAGCCGCAGTGCCCTGTCTGCAGCCTCCGCCTTTGCCATCGCCACTGCAGGAGCCAATGAGGGCACCCCTACCAAGGAGAAGTACAGACGCATGTCCCTGGCCAGTTCAG GGTTCCCAACAGACCAGAGAAATGGGGACAAAGAGTTTGTCATCAGGAGAGCAGCAACCAACAGAGTCCTCAATGTTCTGAGGCACTGGGTGTCCAAGCACTCACAG GACTTTGAGAGTAACAATGAactgaggtcaaaggtcattgcTTTCCTGGAGGAAGTGATGCATGATCCTGAGCTATTGACCCAGGAGAGAAAAGCTGCCGCCAACATCATCAG AACACTCACGCAAGATGACCCTGGTGACAATCAGATCAGCCTAGAGGAGGTGATACAGTTG GCTCAGGGAGGCACGGTAGAGCCGTTTGAGAACCATTCTGCCCTGGAGATAGCTGAGCAGCTCACTCTGCTGGACCATCTGGTGTTCAAGGTCATCCCTTATGA AGAGTTCTTCGGTCAAGGCTGGATGAAGAACAACAAAAATGAGAAAACACCTTACATAATGAAAACAACAAAGCACTTCAACGAT ATCAGCAACCTCATAGCTACAGAGATCCTGCGCTGTGAAGATGTGAATACTCGGGTCGCGGTGATGGAGAAGTGGGTGGCGGTAGCAGACATCTGCCGCTGTCTCCATAACTACAACGCCGTGCTAGaaatcacctcctccctcaaccGTAGTTCTGTGTTCCGTCTCAAGAAGACTTGGCTCAAGGTGTCGAAGCAG ACTAAGACGGTGATTGACAAACTACAGAAGCTGGTTTCATCAGAAGGGAGGTTCAAAAATCTGAGGGAGGCTTTGAAAAA TTGTGACCCTCCGTGTGTGCCATACCTGGGGATGTACCTCACTGACTTGGCCTTCATTGAGGAgggcacacccaattacaccgAAGACAACTTGGTGAACTTTTCCAAGATGAGGATG ATTTCTCATATCATCAGAGAAATAAGACAGTTTCAGCAAACAGCATACAAGATCGATCATCAGCCAAAG GCAGCACAGTATTTACTGGATAACAGCTCTGTTCTGGATGAAGAAAGCCTGTATGAAGCCTCTCTAAGAATTGAGCCCAAAGTGCCCAACTAA